One Peterkaempfera bronchialis DNA window includes the following coding sequences:
- a CDS encoding type II toxin-antitoxin system VapC family toxin, translating into MSGTLVLDSEALSKLSRRHRDMAVWLDVARTLDLLIVTSAATLVEARDPEIVQAAFDFAVSLTKVRPITEETARSASKLLTAEGLHGDTYAIDAMVAATAHAEHGDVTVVTSDVDDLRRLCHPRIAVEAI; encoded by the coding sequence GTGAGCGGCACTCTCGTCCTGGACAGCGAAGCCCTGTCCAAGCTGTCGAGGCGGCACCGCGACATGGCGGTGTGGTTGGATGTCGCCCGCACCCTCGATCTGCTGATCGTGACCAGTGCGGCAACCCTCGTCGAAGCGCGCGATCCCGAGATCGTCCAGGCGGCGTTCGACTTCGCGGTCTCTCTCACCAAGGTGCGACCGATCACAGAAGAGACCGCCCGCTCCGCGAGCAAGCTCCTGACCGCGGAGGGGCTTCACGGTGACACGTACGCCATTGACGCAATGGTGGCCGCCACAGCACACGCAGAACACGGCGATGTGACCGTCGTGACCAGCGACGTGGACGACCTGCGACGACTGTGCCATCCGCGCATCGCGGTCGAGGCGATCTGA
- a CDS encoding HAD family hydrolase: MTTTSPTPDRQGVQGIDAAGPGHTRRLRIVATDLDGTLLRSDGTLSPRTQAALAAAEEAGLHVVFVTGRPPRWMESVSGHIGGHGVAICSNGGAVYDVRRQALLESHPLRAADALAVVERLRSGMPGTSFAFEYPTGFSHEPDYPALLWDAESVGRIAPAEELLTAPEARSIFKILARHPELDPDVFLLRGREAAGELAEFTRSSPIALLEISATGVSKASTLARWCKERGVSAEEVVAFGDMPNDLPMLAWAGTAYAVANAHPEVLAATRRHTAGNDEDGVALVVEELLRGTGNGFAGG, encoded by the coding sequence GTGACTACGACCTCCCCCACCCCAGACCGGCAGGGCGTCCAGGGCATCGATGCCGCCGGGCCGGGCCACACCCGCCGGCTGCGGATCGTCGCCACCGACCTGGACGGCACGCTGCTGCGCAGCGACGGCACCCTCTCCCCCCGGACGCAGGCCGCGCTGGCGGCGGCGGAGGAGGCCGGGCTGCATGTCGTCTTCGTCACCGGACGGCCGCCGCGCTGGATGGAGTCGGTGAGCGGGCACATCGGCGGCCATGGGGTGGCGATCTGCTCCAACGGCGGCGCGGTGTACGACGTGCGGCGGCAGGCGCTGCTGGAGAGCCATCCGCTGCGGGCGGCGGACGCGCTGGCGGTGGTGGAGCGGCTGCGGAGCGGGATGCCGGGCACCTCGTTCGCCTTTGAGTACCCGACCGGCTTCTCGCACGAGCCGGACTATCCGGCGCTGCTGTGGGACGCGGAGTCGGTGGGCCGAATCGCCCCGGCGGAGGAGCTGCTGACCGCACCCGAGGCACGGTCGATCTTCAAGATCCTGGCCAGGCACCCGGAACTCGACCCGGATGTCTTCCTGCTGCGGGGCCGGGAGGCGGCGGGGGAGCTGGCGGAGTTCACCCGCTCCAGCCCGATCGCGCTGCTGGAGATCAGCGCCACCGGGGTGTCCAAGGCCAGCACCCTGGCCCGCTGGTGCAAGGAGCGCGGGGTGTCGGCCGAGGAGGTGGTGGCCTTCGGCGACATGCCGAACGACCTGCCGATGCTGGCCTGGGCGGGCACCGCCTACGCGGTGGCCAACGCCCATCCGGAGGTGCTGGCGGCGACCAGGCGCCACACCGCCGGCAATGACGAGGATGGGGTGGCGCTGGTGGTGGAGGAGCTGCTGCGAGGGACGGGCAACGGGTTCGCCGGGGGCTGA